The genomic DNA NNNNNNNNNNNNNNNNNNNNNNNNNNNNNNNNNNNNNNNNNNNNNNNNNNNNNNNNNNNNNNNNNNNNNNNNNNNNNNNNNNNNNNNNNNNNNNNNNNNNNNNNNNNNNNNNNNNNNNNNNNNNNNNNNNNNNNNNNNNNNNNNNNNNNNNNNNNNNNNNNNNNNNNNNNNNNNNNNNNNNNNNNNNNNNNNNNNNNNNNNNNNNNNNNNNNNNNNNNNNNNNNNNNNNNNNNNNNNNNNNNNNNNNNNNNNNNNNNNNNNNNNNNNNNNNNNNNNNNNNNNNNNNNNNNNNNNNNNNNNNNNNNNNNNNNNNNNNNNNNNNNNNNNNNNNNNNNNNNNNNNNNNNNNNNNNNNNNNNNNNNNNNNNNNNNNNNNNNNNNNNNNNNNNNNNNNNNNNNNNNNNNNNNNNNNNNNNNNNNNNNNNNNNNNNNNNNNNNNNNNNNNNNNNNNNNNNNNNNNNNNNNNNNNNNNNNNNNNNNNNNNNNNNNNNNNNNNNNNNNNNNNNNNNNNNNNNNNNNNNNNNNNNNNNNNNNNNNNNNNNNNNNNNNNNNNNNNNNNNNNNNNNNNNNNNNNNNNNNNNNNNNNNNNNNNNNNNNNNNNNNNNNNNNNNNNNNNNNNNNNNNNNNNNNNNNNNNNNNNNNNNNNNNNNNNNNNNNNNNNNNNNNNNNNNNNNNNNNNNNNNNNNNNNNNNNNNNNNNNNNNNNNNNNNNNNNNNNNNNNNNNNNNNNNNNNNNNNNNNNNNNNNNNNNNNNNNNNNNNNNNNNNNNNNNNNNNNNNNNNNNNNNNNNNNNNNNNNNNNNNNNNNNNNNNNNNNNNNNNNNNNNNNNNNNNNNNNNNNNNNNNNNNNNNNNNNNNNNNNNNNNNNNNNNNNNNNNNNNNNNNNNNNNNNNNNNNNNNNNNNNNNNNNNNNNNNNNNNNNNNNNNNNNNNNNNNNNNNNNNNNNNNNNNNNNNNNNNNNNNNNNNNNNNNNNNNNNNNNNNNNNNNNNNNNNNNNNNNNNNNNNNNNNNNNNNNNNNNNNNNNNNNNNNNNNNNNNNNNNNNNNNNNNNNNNNNNNNNNNNNNNNNNNNNNNNNNNNNNNNNNNNNNNNNNNNNNNNNNNNNNNNNNNNNNNNNNNNNNNNNNNNNNNNNNNNNNNNNNNNNNNNNNNNNNNNNNNNNNNNNNNNNNNNNNNNNNNNNNNNNNNNNNNNNNNNNNNNNNNNNNNNNNNNNNNNNNNNNNNNNNNNNNNNNNNNNNNNNNNNNNNNNNNNNNNNNNNNNNNNNNNNNNNNNNNNNNNNNNNNNNNNNNNNNNNNNNNNNNNNNNNNNNNNNNNNNNNNNNNNNNNNNNNNNNNNNNNNNNNNNNNNNNNNNNNNNNNNNNNNNNNNNNNNNNNNNNNNNNNNNNNNNNNNNNNNNNNNNNNNNNNNNNNNNNNNNNNNNNNNNNNNNNNNNNNNNNNNNNNNNNNNNNNNNNNNNNNNNNNNNNNNNNNNNNNNNNNNNNNNNNNNNNNNNNNNNNNNNNNNNNNNNNNNNNNNNNNNNNNNNNNNNNNNNNNNNNNNNNNNNNNNNNNNNNNNNNNNNNNNNNNNNNNNNNNNNNNNNNNNNNNNNNNNNNNNNNNNNNNNNNNNNNNNNNNNNNNNNNNNNNNNNNNNNNNNNNNNNNNNNNNNNNNNNNNNNNNNNNNNNNNNNNNNNNNNNNNNNNNNNNNNNNNNNNNNNNNNNNNNNNNNNNNNNNNNNNNNNNNNNNNNNNNNNNNNNNNNNNNNNNNNNNNNNNNNNNNNNNNNNNNNNNNNNNNNNNNNNNNNNNNNNNNNNNNNNNNNNNNNNNNNNNNNNNNNNNNNNNNNNNNNNNNNNNNNNNNNNNNNNNNNNNNNNNNNNNNNNNNNNNNNNNNNNNNNNNNNNNNNNNNNNNNNNNNNNNNNNNNNNNNNNNNNNNNNNNNNNNNNNNNNNNNNNNNNNNNNNNNNNNNNNNNNNNNNNNNNNNNNNNNNNNNNNNNNNNNNNNNNNNNNNNNNNNNNNNNNNNNNNNNNNNNNNNNNNNNNNNNNNNNNNNNNNNNNNNNNNNNNNNNNNNNNNNNNNNNNNNNNNNNNNNNNNNNNNNNNNNNNNNNNNNNNNNNNNNNNNNNNNNNNNNNNNNNNNNNNNNNNNNNNNNNNNNNNNNNNNNNNNNNNNNNNNNNNNNNNNNNNNNNNNNNNNNNNNNNNNNNNNNNNNNNNNNNNNNNNNNNNNNNNNNNNNNNNNNNNNNNNNNNNNNNNNNNNNNNNNNNNNNNNNNNNNNNNNNNNNNNNNNNNNNNNNNNNNNNNNNNNNNNNNNNNNNNNNNNNNNNNNNNNNNNNNNNNNNNNNNNNNNNNNNNNNNNNNNNNNNNNNNNNNNNNNNNNNNNNNNNNNNNNNNNNNNNNNNNNNNNNNNNNNNNNNNNNNNNNNNNNNNNNNNNNNNNNNNNNNNNNNNNNNNNNNNNNNNNNNNNNNNNNNNNNNNNNNNNNNNNNNNNNNNNNNNNNNNNNNNNNNNNNNNNNNNNNNNNNNNNNNNNNNNNNNNNNNNNNNNNNNNNNNNNNNNNNNNNNNNNNNNNNNNNNNNNNNNNNNNNNNNNNNNNNNNNNNNNNNNNNNNNNNNNNNNNNNNNNNNNNNNNNNNNNNNNNNNNNNNNNNNNNNNNNNNNNNNNNNNNNNNNNNNNNNNNNNNNNNNNNNNNNNNNNNNNNNNNNNNNNNNNNNNNNNNNNNNNNNNNNNNNNNNNNNNNNNNNNNNNNNNNNNNNNNNNNNNNNNNNNNNNNNNNNNNNNNNNNNNNNNNNNNNNNNNNNNNNNNNNNNNNNNNNNNNNNNNNNNNNNNNNNNNNNNNNNNNNNNNNNNNNNNNNNNNNNNNNNNNNNNNNNNNNNNNNNNNNNNNNNNNNNNNNNNNNNNNNNNNNNNNNNNNNNNNNNNNNNNNNNNNNNNNNNNNNNNNNNNNNNNNNNNNNNNNNNNNNNNNNNNNNNNNNNNNNNNNNNNNNNNNNNNNNNNNNNNNNNNNNNNNNNNNNNNNNNNNNNNNNNNNNNNNNNNNNNNNNNNNNNNNNNNNNNNNNNNNNNNNNNNNNNNNNNNNNNNNNNNNNNNNNNNNNNNNNNNNNNNNNNNNNNNNNNNNNNNNNNNNNNNNNNNNNNNNNNNNNNNNNNNNNNNNNNNNNNNNNNNNNNNNNNNNNNNNNNNNNNNNNNNNNNNNNNNNNNNNNNNNNNNNNNNNNNNNNNNNNNNNNNNNNNNNNNNNNNNNNNNNNNNNNNNNNNNNNNNNNNNNNNNNNNNNNNNNNNNNNNNNNNNNNNNNNNNNNNNNNNNNNNNNNNNNNNNNNNNNNNNNNNNNNNNNNNNNNNNNNNNNNNNNNNNNNNNNNNNNNNNNNNNNNNNNNNNNNNNNNNNNNNNNNNNNNNNNNNNNNNNNNNNNNNNNNNNNNNNNNNNNNNNNNNNNNNNNNNNNNNNNNNNNNNNNNNNNNNNNNNNNNNNNNNNNNNNNNNNNNNNNNNNNNNNNNNNNNNNNNNNNNNNNNNNNNNNNNNNNNNNNNNNNNNNNNNNNNNNNNNNNNNNNNNNNNNNNNNNNNNNNNNNNNNNNNNNNNNNNNNNNNNNNNNNNNNNNNNNNNNNNNNNNNNNNNNNNNNNNNNNNNNNNNNNNNNNNNNNNNNNNNNNNNNNNNNNNNNNNNNNNNNNNNNNNNNNNNNNNNNNNNNNNNNNNNNNNNNNNNNNNNNNNNNNNNNNNNNNNNNNNNNNNNNNNNNNNNNNNNNNNNNNNNNNNNNNNNNNNNNNNNNNNNNNNNNNNNNNNNNNNNNNNNNNNNNNNNNNNNNNNNNNNNNNNNNNNNNNNNNNNNNNNNNNNNNNNNNNNNNNNNNNNNNAGTcaaccatatataattataaacatgTCAAGATCCAAAATTAATTATACTACATGTCAAGAATcaacataaactaaaatttaacatgtgggtttgtaattttgttatAGCATAGCATGTAACATGTTAGtcaaacatatttaatttcatataataagatattcaTATATTGTCAATATAGCCATTTTATCAATTACCacacttaaaattaaaattttcaaaattatgaaaaccataaaaaatctctttcataaattaatatttattagccaaaaaaaaattaatatgctccacaaaatctttaaaagataATGTGAAAGTCTAGTACCATATAAATTACGTGATATTcagatattatttttctttttctgtgattcatctctctctcgGCTCACTATAAAGTCtctgattccttttttttttctttctctcataaTCGAGAGTACGCGCGGTTCTCTAGaaaatattcgatttttttttaatagagacTGATATGATGATGACTCTTAACTCAATACCTCCCTCTGAATCCTTTGCTCTTTCTTTCTTGGATACCTCCTCCAGGTTCAATCTAACCCCTAAACTCCCAGGTACTTTTGTCAACTCTGTTTACGATTAAAGTTTCATACTTTCATTAGTTTTACTTTGGCTCGTCTGAGTATTGAATGATCCGTATCCAGTTAGCTTCGAGAGTTTTTAAGTTTACATCTTTGGAGTGTTTCACAGGTGGGTTTAGTTCGAGGCAGAGGAATCAACGGAGAGGGTTTGGAAAAGGTGTCAAGTGTTCAGTGAAAGTGCAGCAGCAAcaatcttctcctcctccagcATGGCCTGGGAGAGCTGTTCCTCCTGAGGTACCTCGTCAATCTTGGGATGGACCAAAACCCATCTCTATCGTTGGATCTACTGGTTCTATTGGCActcaggtttttttttactctgtttctttcatatttttttttaaatggtcgTCAAGTTGTGTATTGGATTTAtgcatttaattatttttcaaatccGTATAAACTTGTTAGAAACCGAACAGGACCCTTTGCTTCTTTCACTAGACAAACCCTTAATTAAGCGATATTTGAGGCAGAAAAAAAGACAAGGTTGCGTGTGTTTTACTCCAAAAAAAACCCCTTCTTTTAGTtactgttttcttcttttttttcatggtCAAGAACATTTACTGTATTTTCTTGGTATGTTACTAAAAATAatgtcatttttgttgttttataatttcaacTTTTGGGGTTTAGGAGTAAAAGTGGAGTCACTCTACTCTGCTTttacacttttttcttttcttttcttcatacaaatccaaattttcttttctatgtatccctaatttttctcttctcctccctTTCAGAATCTtaagtaagagagagagaaagaacaaattgaaaggaaattaaaaaaaaagagaggggaAGGCTGTGTGAGAGAGATCATAACCCACCAAAGCGTGCACTAAAGGTGGGTTATTATTTCTCAATTCAATGATAGTAGCATCTATAATAATATACTGTAAACTAATAGTATAGCAAATCAGTCCAAAGAAATCAGGTTCTTGCTTAGTTTTATTCTCCTTCAGTGATATCGAGAAAAAGTCTACATTATGTTTCTTTTACCCTCTTTAAAATGGTGGCAGGTAAGGAGATTTAAACCTGAGTTGGTTGCTCTTAGAAACGAGTCATTGATCGATGAGCTTAAAGAAGCATTAGCGGATTTGGACTACAAACCTGAGATTATTCCAGGGGAGCAAGGAGTGATTGAGGTTAGtgcatttgtttgttttgattatagtgtagattttttttacaaagtttcTATCATCATTTGAGTTCTTACTTATGTTGTTCATCAACAGGTTGCTCGACACCCTGAAGCTGTAACTCTTGTTACCGGAATAGTTGGTTGTGCTGGActaaaggtatatatatagtctactttttcttttgttataaagaatatgaaaaagaaagttAGAGATGATAGTTTGTTTTTACTGCAGCGTACGTTTGCTGCAATCGAAGTAGGAAAGGACATTGCTCTTGCAAACAAGGAGACATTAATCGCAGGTGGTCCATTCGTGCTTCCGCTTGCCAAGAAACATAATATTAAGATTCTTCCGGCAGATTCAGAACATTCTGCTATATTTCAGGTATCATATAATTCACATAAAATTTTTAAGGCACCTCTACTTTCATATTGACATAAGTTTTGGTCTTGATGCAATTTGAGTGAAAACTCTTCTTTTATGGTCTCTAGTGTATTCAAGGTTTGCCTGAAGGCGGTCTGCGCAAGATAATCTTGACTGCATCTGGTGGATCTTTTAGGTTTGTTTCAATATTCTTCTCTCtgcaatagattttttttgttttctttctcaattCTCATTTGCTTAATGGAAAAAGTTAATTGGATTTTGAAATTAGGGATTGGCCTGTTGAAAAGCTGAAGGAAGTTACAGTAGCTGAATCGTTGAATCATCCAATCTGGACGTCCATGGGAAAGAAAGTCACTATAGACTCAGCTACGCTTTTCAACAAGGTTAAGATCATTTTCTCTGATTTTTAAAAGTACCTTTTTGATCAAGGTAGAtaaatttcttgatttcttggaAACAGGGTCTTGAGGTCATTGAAGCACATTATTTGTTTGGAGCTGAGTATGACGATATAGAGATTGTCATTCATCCTCAAAGTATCATACACTCCATGATTGAAACAGAGGTCTTGCTTGCCTGACAACTAAATTAACtgcattttttttgtctttccgGTAAAAATCTGTCTCGCATGTGTTTTGTCTTGTTCCACAGGATTCATCTGTAATTGCTCAATTGGGTTGGCCTGATATGCGTATACCGATTCTCTACACCTTGTCATGGCCCGATAGAGTTCCAACTTCTTATCCAAGACTTGACTATTGCAAGTAAGCaaaccacacatatatatatatatatgctctctGAACTGTGGAGCTAAGCTTAGTTGGAGATTTTAATCACCACCAAGAAAAATTCCCTAATCTAGTtcagtttggttttagtttgtttagATAAACTGAACTGAAACTGAATCGGTTTTGGCAGACTTGGTTCGTTGACTTTCAAGAAACCAGACAATGTGAAATACCCATCCatg from Camelina sativa cultivar DH55 chromosome 2, Cs, whole genome shotgun sequence includes the following:
- the LOC104740299 gene encoding 1-deoxy-D-xylulose 5-phosphate reductoisomerase, chloroplastic-like, whose translation is MMMTLNSIPPSESFALSFLDTSSRFNLTPKLPGGFSSRQRNQRRGFGKGVKCSVKVQQQQSSPPPAWPGRAVPPEVPRQSWDGPKPISIVGSTGSIGTQVRRFKPELVALRNESLIDELKEALADLDYKPEIIPGEQGVIEVARHPEAVTLVTGIVGCAGLKRTFAAIEVGKDIALANKETLIAGGPFVLPLAKKHNIKILPADSEHSAIFQCIQGLPEGGLRKIILTASGGSFRDWPVEKLKEVTVAESLNHPIWTSMGKKVTIDSATLFNKGLEVIEAHYLFGAEYDDIEIVIHPQSIIHSMIETEDSSVIAQLGWPDMRIPILYTLSWPDRVPTSYPRLDYCKLGSLTFKKPDNVKYPSMDIAYAAGRAGGTMTGVLSAANEKAVEMFIDEKISYLDIFKVVELTCDKHRNELVTSPYLEEILHYDSWAREYAATVQVSSGAGSVHA